A window of Flavobacterium branchiarum genomic DNA:
AAAGCATCTTGTACAGGTAGATGTTGATTTATAGTTGGCGTGTTATGATCGGCAGTTGCAAAAGTGCGTTCTGGGTATAAAACCGAGATGCCTCTGGATTTTAATCCTAAAAAAGCAACAGGACTTGTAACTTCATGAATGAAATGACGGTCAATGAAAAACACATCTGGTCCATCTTCAATTTTGCGCACTACGTGCGAATCCCATACTTTGTCGAATAATGTAGTACTCATTTTTAACTATTTTTTAATTGTAATTTCCATGTAATTATAAGAGGATAACAAAATTAGAAAAAGAAACAAGTGCAAAAATTGGCATATTTGATTATATACGATACCCAAACCGTTTTACTCATTGCTAGCCAATTAGTTTTGTTGTTTTTTGGTTTTGTACTGGTGTTTTATACTCTTGTTTTGTTTACTTTTTTAATCGAAAAATTTCTAATAGTTTTTGATATTTATAAATTAGTGATTTTAGTCTATTTTGTTGGTTTTAAGGTGTTTTGTGGATTAATGACAAGATGGAATTGTAATAATTATAAGTTTATTTTTCGTTTTCAACTACTGATAAGTTGTCTTTTTAGAATGAATAAACGGAGGTTTTTATGGGTGTATTTCTTGTTCAAATACTACGGCATCCAAAAGAAAAAAAATCTTTTTTTTAGAATGAAAATTGAAGATAATGTTGTTGTAAAATACAAAATGACTGGTTATGACAACTACCTGACATTTGCTTTATGAATAAGCTCTTAATTTTGAAGTTTCTAATAATAAAATAAAAATTATGAATTTGAATCAGATCGCTTACAGAATTGGTGTTTTTGGAACTGTTATTATTTTACTTTGGGTGGGGCTTTTTAAGTTTACTGCTGTGGAGGCAGATGCAATAAAAGGCCTAGTCGAAAATCATTTTGCTATGGGTTGGATGTATAAAGTAATGTCCGTTCAGCAGGTTTCGAATATAATAGGAGTTTTTGAGGTTGTTACAGGAATAGGATTGGCGTTGTCATTTTTTAATAAAAAGATTGCGATGTATTCGGCTTTGGCATCAATGGTTATTTTTGTTACCACATTAAGTTTTTTATTTACGACTCCAGGAGTTTTTAAGTTAGTCGATAATTTTCCTGTTACCGATTTCTTTATTCTTAAGGATATTCCATATTTGGCTATTTCCTTACTAGTTTATGTTAAAAGTAAAGAATAAAAAATCTTCTGGAATAAGATGTAATATCCGTTTTTCTTTCTCTAAAAAAAGACTAAATTTGAAGTTCAATTTTTGTAATTTTATAAAATTGCAATCACTTCATTTACAATTATGTACTTAATATTCGATACTGAAACTACTGGACTTCCTAAGCGATGGGATGCGCCTATTACTGATTCTAATAACTGGCCTCGCTGTATACAAATCGCATGGCAGTTGCATGACGAGATGGGAACGCTTATTGAACATCAGGATTATTTGGTTAAACCAGACGGATTTAATATTCCGTATGATGCAGAACGTATTCACGGGATTTCGACAGAATTGGCTGAAGCCGATGGAATTTCATTGCAAGAAGTTTTAGAGAAATTTAATATTGCTTTAAGCAAAACTAAATTTATTGTAGGTCAAAATTTAGGTTTTGATGTTAATATTATGGGGGCCGAATTTCACCGAATGAGTGTTGATTCGCCTATGAGTACCATGCCGGTTCTTGATACTTGTACGGAAGTGACTGCTTCATTATTACAATTACCAGGAGGTCGTGGAGGAAGATTTAAATTACCTACGTTAACCGAATTACATAGTTATCTTTTTAATAAACCATTCTCAGAAGCGCACAACGCAACTGCCGATGTTGAAGCAACGACACGTTGTTTTCTAGAGTTGATAAGAAGAGAGGTTTTTACTAAAGAAGAATTAGATGTTCAGAAGGATTATTTTGGAGAATTTCAAAATAAAAACCCGCAAGAGATCAAGCTTATTGGTCTAAAACATATTAATTTAAAAGCGGCTTCTGATAAAATCAGAGAGCAATTAAGAGCTTTAGAATCTGATGATAAACAAGAAACGGTTTCAGAATTAGATATTGAAGGTTTTAAAGCAGCAAAATATTCGCATTTACATAATCATACTCAGTTTTCTGTTCTCCAATCGACTATTGGAATTGGTAATATTGTTTCGGCTACAGCTAAAAATGGTATGCCAGCCGTTGCGATGACCGATACAGGAAATATGATGGGGGCTTTTCACTTTGTGAGTGCTGTTATGAATCATAATAAAGCAGCTTCTGGTAAAAATAAAGCTTTAGTTGAAAGTGGTGAAGAACCAACAGAAACAGAAATAAAACCAATTGTGGGTTGCGAATTTAATGTTTGTGATAATCACTTGGATAAAAGTAAAAAAGACAATGGTAATCAAGTTGTCTTGTTAGCTAAAAATAAAAAAGGCTACCATAATTTGGCGAAAATGTCGTCGATAGCTTTTACGGATGGATTTTATTATGTTCCAAGAATTGACCGAAAAATTGTAGAGCAATACAAGGAAGATATCATGGTTTTGTCTGGGAATTTATACGGAGAGATTCCAAGTAAAATTCTGAATATTGGAGAACATCAAGCAGAAGAAGCTCTGATTTGGTGGAAAGAACAGTTTGGTGATGATTTCTATCTTGAAGTCATGCGTCATAATCAAGAAGATGAAAATCGTGTAAACAAAACGTTGATTGAGTTTGCTCGAAAACATAATGTCAAGTTAATAGGTACTAATAACACCTATTATTTAAATAAAGAAGATGCCAATGCGCACGATATTTTGTTGTGTGTAAAGGATGGTGAAAAACAAGCTACGCCAATTGGTCGTGGTCGTGGGTATCGCTACGGATTACCAAATCAAGAGTATTATTACAAGTCGCAAGATGAGATGAAAAAGCTTTTTTCGGACTTGCCTGATGCGATTATTAATATTCAAGAAATTGTTGATAAGGTTGAGATTTACTCACTTTACCGTGATGTATTACTTCCTAAGTTTGATATTCCTGAAGAGTTTTTGGTGGTAGAAGATGAGGCTGATGGTGGCGTTCGTGGAGAAAATAAATACTTGCGACACCTAACCATGACAGGGGCAAAAAGGCGATATGGTGAAATTACAGAATCCATTCAAGAACGTTTAGATTTTGAGTTGTTAACGATTTCGAATTCTGGATATCCGGGTTACTTTTTGATTTGTCAGGATTTCATCGCCGAAGCTAGAAATATGGATGTTTCGGTAGGGCCAGGTCGTGGATCTGCAGCGGGTTCAGCAGTAGCATATTGTTTAGGGATTACCAATATTGACCCGATTAAGTACGATTTGCTTTTTGAGCGTTTCCTTAATCCTGATCGTGTATCCATGCCCGATATTGATATCGATTTTGATGATGAAGGTCGTGGTCGAGTAATGGAATATGTAATTAATAAATATGGTAAAAATCAGGTTGCACAAATTATCACTTATGGTAAAATGGCGACTAAGTCGGCGATTCGTGATACGGCTCGTGTACTAGATTTACCGTTGTTTGAAGCTGATAGAATTGCTAAACTGATTCCGGGAATGATGCCGTCAAAATGGAATTTGGCGCGTTTTATTTCAGAAAGCGAAGAAGATGTTAAGAAAGC
This region includes:
- a CDS encoding DUF417 family protein encodes the protein MNLNQIAYRIGVFGTVIILLWVGLFKFTAVEADAIKGLVENHFAMGWMYKVMSVQQVSNIIGVFEVVTGIGLALSFFNKKIAMYSALASMVIFVTTLSFLFTTPGVFKLVDNFPVTDFFILKDIPYLAISLLVYVKSKE
- the dnaE gene encoding DNA polymerase III subunit alpha, which produces MYLIFDTETTGLPKRWDAPITDSNNWPRCIQIAWQLHDEMGTLIEHQDYLVKPDGFNIPYDAERIHGISTELAEADGISLQEVLEKFNIALSKTKFIVGQNLGFDVNIMGAEFHRMSVDSPMSTMPVLDTCTEVTASLLQLPGGRGGRFKLPTLTELHSYLFNKPFSEAHNATADVEATTRCFLELIRREVFTKEELDVQKDYFGEFQNKNPQEIKLIGLKHINLKAASDKIREQLRALESDDKQETVSELDIEGFKAAKYSHLHNHTQFSVLQSTIGIGNIVSATAKNGMPAVAMTDTGNMMGAFHFVSAVMNHNKAASGKNKALVESGEEPTETEIKPIVGCEFNVCDNHLDKSKKDNGNQVVLLAKNKKGYHNLAKMSSIAFTDGFYYVPRIDRKIVEQYKEDIMVLSGNLYGEIPSKILNIGEHQAEEALIWWKEQFGDDFYLEVMRHNQEDENRVNKTLIEFARKHNVKLIGTNNTYYLNKEDANAHDILLCVKDGEKQATPIGRGRGYRYGLPNQEYYYKSQDEMKKLFSDLPDAIINIQEIVDKVEIYSLYRDVLLPKFDIPEEFLVVEDEADGGVRGENKYLRHLTMTGAKRRYGEITESIQERLDFELLTISNSGYPGYFLICQDFIAEARNMDVSVGPGRGSAAGSAVAYCLGITNIDPIKYDLLFERFLNPDRVSMPDIDIDFDDEGRGRVMEYVINKYGKNQVAQIITYGKMATKSAIRDTARVLDLPLFEADRIAKLIPGMMPSKWNLARFISESEEDVKKALRSDEFDNIKELIAIANEDDLAGETIQQAKILEGSMRNTGIHACGVIITPSDITNFVPVTTAKDSDLYVTQFDNSVAESAGLLKMDFLGLKTLTLIKDTVKLVKYRNGVDLNPDEFPIDDEETYALFQRGETVGIFQYESPGMQKYMKDLKPTVFGDLIAMNALYRPGPLEYIPSFVRRKNGEEEIKYDLDACEEYLGETYGITVYQEQVMLLSQSLAGFTKGEADVLRKAMGKKQKEVLDKMKPKFVEQAAAKGHDAKVLEKIWKDWEAFASYAFNKSHSTCYAWIAYQTAYLKAHYPAEYMAAVLSNNMNDIKQVSFFMEECKRMGLQVLGPDVNESFYKFTVNDEYAVRFGMGAIKGVGSGAVATIVEKRKDGRYKSIFDLAKRIDLRAANKKAIENLALAGGFDSFEGTTRAQYFHDDGDGITFYEKAMRYGSKFQENENSSQVSLFGEASEVQIAEPVVPPCEDWSTMEKLAKEKEVVGIYISGHPLDDFRFEMKYFCNARLEALKSMNEYVGKNLNFAGIINNVQHRVAKNGKGWAVFNLEGYDESYEFKIFGEEYLKFRHFLIQNNFAFLKILIKDGWVNHDTGKKSDPRLQFVEIRQLQDILEAFAKKLILLLNIKDLQEEFIHKLSHLFSENKGDNTVTFEIMELEKIKRLVQVETTTEFEEAEDAVFVDEGEDQDADDVMSTKATEVTEVEEVNVVTKLTMPSRRLKIKISTELLQELEKMQINFKLN